GAGCGTACTCGCGTCGATGCGGTCCACATCCTCACCCCACCGACCACCCATGCCCCTCTGGCCTGTACGGCTCTCCAAGCCGGATGCCACGTTCTCGTCGAAAAACCGATGGCCCTTACGGTCGTGGAGGCGAAGCAGATGCTGGATGCGGCCACACAGCATCACCGCATTCTGACCGTTGGCCACAATCATCTCTTCGAGCCAGTCGTCCGCGCAGCCTACACCCGCGTCGTCGAAGGTCGCCTGGGCCGACTGGTTGGTCTTGATGTGTTTCATGGATGCCTTCCAGGTTCGCCTCCCTGGGTCGCCGATCTGCCGTCCGGACCCTGGATCAACGACATGTCTCATCCCCTGTATCTGTCGGAGCTCTTTCTGGGGGAGCCGTTGGCGATTCGGGCAGTAGGGCATCCTCCTGCCGACCGTCAGAAGGTGCGGGAGGTCCGTGCCGTAGCGCAACACGCTGAGGGGGTGAGTACCCTTACCCTTTCCACAGACGCAGCCCCCTTCCGTCACAAGATCACCCTCTATGGAACACACCGCACGCTCGAGGTCGATCTGATTCAGGAAATCCTTGTAGAAACCCGTCCGTTCAGCGGGCATCGCTGGCTGAGGAAGGGGCGTGCGGTCCTGGACGTCAGTACGCAGCTCCTGTTCGGTGCCGGACAGAATGCGGTTCAGGTCTTGACGGGGCGGGGGCGAGGATGGCATGGGCTACGCACACTGATCCAGGCTTTCTATGCCGCGATTCAGACAGGGGGTCCGTCTCCCGTCCCAGCGATGCAGGGGCTGCGCGTTGTCACACTTCTGTCGGAGATTCGCCGACAGCTTCTGGCGATGCCGGACGCCGCCCCGGAAAAGGGCAGGGCAGGTTTGTGACGATGGTAGATAGATCAGGAACGGAGAGGCCGCAGCACGGGTCCACACCGCGGGTCGCTATCCTTATCCTGAACTGGAACGGGATGCGCGACACGCTGGAGACCCTGGAGAGCGTGCATCGGCTCCACTATGGTAACTTCGAGGTTGTTCTGGTTGATAACGGTTCAACCGACGATTCATGTAACGCCATAGCCTCCGCCTTCCCGACAGTTCGCCTGATCGCTTCGCCTGCGAATCTTGGGGTCGCGGGAGGTAGAAACTTGGGGATCGAGGCGATCCTGCAGGAATCCGATATCGACTATGTGCTGTTCCTCGATAACGACGTGACGCTGGAATCCAGCCTATTGGACAAGCTGGTGGCAGCAGCAGAAGGAGATGTCGCCCTCGGAATCGTCGGACCGATTGTCTGCTATCACTCTGACCCGCAGCGGATATGGAGCGCGGGGTCTCGCTTCATTTTTCGTGAGGTGATCAGTAGGTTGAGGCTAACGAATCATCTCGTCACACAAGAGCTTACGGAGGGTCTCGAGTATGTCGACGCGCTCCCTGGCTGCTGTATGTTGGTCACGCGGCGCGTGTTCGAGACGATCGGCTGCTTCAATCCGCTCTATTTCATGGCGTGTGACGATTCAGAGTTTTGCTACCGGGCGGCCAAGGCCGGATTTAGACGGGGGGTCGTCACGCAGGCACTTCTCTGGCACAAGGTCTCAACCAGCACCGGCGGCGGGTACACGCCAGGTCGAGCCTACTTCACGAGTCGGAGCACGATTGTGTTTCTGAAGGCGCATGGCCGGCTGTGGCACTGGGCCAGCGCTCTCACCTGTGCCGCGTTGAGTCTGCCTCTGGCGTATCTGCGGGAACGGCGCCGCGGTAACCAGCACGCGGTCACCATGAAGTTCAAGGGCTATCTGGATGGATTGCTTGGCCGGCCGATCGATCCCGAAGTCGAGCAATATTTTCAGCGCGGTCAATCCGGCCCGGCGGATGGGGCGCACATCCGTCGCAACGCGTGACGCCGAGTAGTACAAACACATACCATCAGATACTCATAGCGTAATGAGGTACGACGTGGCTTTTTTGTGCAGCGCGCTCAGCCAGTCCAGCGGCGGCTTCCCGGTGCCGTGGCTCTCACCGAACCGTCCGATGAAGTCCTCGACGAGACGCATGTGGACGAATCGCCAGTCAAGCGGAACGGCCTGAATGAGGGCGTTGTAGGCCCGCACGAGTTGATCGTTGTGCCTGCGCTCCAGGACAAACGATCTGATCTTGGAGGTCTGCTTGACGAATTCGATGAGATCCCGAAACGGTTTCGACATGTAGTGTCGCATGCGCGGAAAGTAGGGATCGTCGTCATGGTCGATGCCGGCGGCCGCAAGCTGGAAGTGCATGAAAGGGGTTTGCCCGCCCGTTTCCCCCAGTTTCTGTTGGGGTATGCCAGCCAATTCCTCCACACCGTTGAACACCACGCTGTTTGGGAAGGTAAAGAATAGCCGCACCTGGTTGAAGTACGTCCCATAGTCGCAGTGCTCCCGCATCCGCTTGAGGACCACAACGGCGTCCTGCGCGGCCTTCGTAGCATTCTCCAGACAGTGAATCATTTCTTCGACGATCACGTTGTCCTCGAACCGCCTTGGGGAAGGCATCGGACCGTCAGGATCGTAACCTCGGGACAGCAGACAGGCTGTGAGCAGTTCCGGTATCGCAGGGGCAAATGCCGCTTCGACCGCCTGATGGATCCGCACGAACCATCGCTCATCCGGCGTTCCGGTGAAGGAGTGGATCAATTCGATGTTCTCCACGCTCACCGGTTTTTCGGGATCTTTGCGGTAGTAGTTCCAGAGCGCGTAGAGGCCATAGGACATCGTCGGTTCCATGCCGATCCGCCGTGAGGCGCGCCAGAGCGGCACCGCGAGCTGCGCGGGCAGAGTCTTCGGCCTCTGATCCTGCATCAGTTCCGAGACATTGCCGTAGGGGTATACCTCTCGAAAGTAGGCGTGCGTGCACATGGCGTAGATCAGCATCAGGCGGTAAACCACCGGCCACGGCAGATCCTCGAACGACCAACAAGGAACGTCCAGCCGCTCGACCGATTCAGCGACCTGTCGCTCGCTGATCGTCTGCTCGAGCGCATAGGCCATCG
Above is a genomic segment from Candidatus Methylomirabilis lanthanidiphila containing:
- a CDS encoding LmbZ encodes the protein MIRTAIVGCGRMGENHCRIVKELQGVSIVGAVDPSLDRARALAAGYAVEQAAAHLEELLERTRVDAVHILTPPTTHAPLACTALQAGCHVLVEKPMALTVVEAKQMLDAATQHHRILTVGHNHLFEPVVRAAYTRVVEGRLGRLVGLDVFHGCLPGSPPWVADLPSGPWINDMSHPLYLSELFLGEPLAIRAVGHPPADRQKVREVRAVAQHAEGVSTLTLSTDAAPFRHKITLYGTHRTLEVDLIQEILVETRPFSGHRWLRKGRAVLDVSTQLLFGAGQNAVQVLTGRGRGWHGLRTLIQAFYAAIQTGGPSPVPAMQGLRVVTLLSEIRRQLLAMPDAAPEKGRAGL
- a CDS encoding Glycosyl transferase family 2, which translates into the protein MVDRSGTERPQHGSTPRVAILILNWNGMRDTLETLESVHRLHYGNFEVVLVDNGSTDDSCNAIASAFPTVRLIASPANLGVAGGRNLGIEAILQESDIDYVLFLDNDVTLESSLLDKLVAAAEGDVALGIVGPIVCYHSDPQRIWSAGSRFIFREVISRLRLTNHLVTQELTEGLEYVDALPGCCMLVTRRVFETIGCFNPLYFMACDDSEFCYRAAKAGFRRGVVTQALLWHKVSTSTGGGYTPGRAYFTSRSTIVFLKAHGRLWHWASALTCAALSLPLAYLRERRRGNQHAVTMKFKGYLDGLLGRPIDPEVEQYFQRGQSGPADGAHIRRNA
- a CDS encoding Indoleamine 2,3-dioxygenase, producing MNNGSTELQNTVRQLMDTHGVSVETGFLAERPLRWLLKDTGRIQQVKDFEQLDAMAYALEQTISERQVAESVERLDVPCWSFEDLPWPVVYRLMLIYAMCTHAYFREVYPYGNVSELMQDQRPKTLPAQLAVPLWRASRRIGMEPTMSYGLYALWNYYRKDPEKPVSVENIELIHSFTGTPDERWFVRIHQAVEAAFAPAIPELLTACLLSRGYDPDGPMPSPRRFEDNVIVEEMIHCLENATKAAQDAVVVLKRMREHCDYGTYFNQVRLFFTFPNSVVFNGVEELAGIPQQKLGETGGQTPFMHFQLAAAGIDHDDDPYFPRMRHYMSKPFRDLIEFVKQTSKIRSFVLERRHNDQLVRAYNALIQAVPLDWRFVHMRLVEDFIGRFGESHGTGKPPLDWLSALHKKATSYLITL